In Brassica napus cultivar Da-Ae chromosome A3, Da-Ae, whole genome shotgun sequence, the sequence gatttggttCGATAATCAAttagtttgatttaaaaaaaaaaatattacactaaactgaaattttcaattttcggTTCGATTTTAGGCTAATTTGGTTAAAATATTGAgtaatttcaatttaatttagttagttcaatttttattttgaatatgattttggtCTGATTTGGTATAGTCAGTATAATTTGGtcataattattttacaaaCAAAATGTGAAAACCAAAtactaaacaaaatttatttttttaaaaaattacaaaatcaaaCTATTAAGTAATTGAACTCTCACAAAAAAACGAATTTCGGTTCAGTGAGTTTTGTTTGGTTAATCTGCAGGGCCCAAAAAGAACAGGAACTTAACAACCGCACTAACCGATTATTGTTACTGAAcagaaccaaaaaccaaaatattttaaaaaattgcaaAACAGAACCAAACTATTAACCCAACTCTAACAGAAAAAtgaattttggtttggtttggtttggtttgatttcCGCAGGGCTCGTGAACAACAGTAACTTGATAAAATACTATTGATAAAATACTATGCTCAGCACACATAAAAAGAGGTAATTCAATGTTACCTCTTGCTTCTGAGAATAAAAGAGCTCAGCAGCTGTTAAGTGATTACGGTTCATAGCAAGCTTATCCACTCGCTTGTTACGCAAGAACAGCACCAGAATCGTGTGACATTTGTAAACAACCGAGAGATGGAGAGGCGTGTTTCCATCTACGTCGCTTTCATTCAACAAATGAAGAGAGATCTCAGGCATATCTAGAATACATTGAATGATTCCTCGTTGTCCTGATATGACAGCACAGTGAAGAGATGTTCTTCCTTTACCATCAACTATTTCCCAAACATAAGGACAGCTACCAACAAGCTCTCTATATGCATCAGTTTGACCAGTAGATGCCGCAAGATGAAGCGGACATTGTCCTTCCTTGTCTGATATATAAGCAGCTGAGCTATCTTGCTGAAGCAAAAGTTGAGTTATCTCTATTTTTTCTAGCCATACTGAATAATGAAGAGGTGTCCATCCGATAACATCGACTTCTTTGATCATTTCCGGCCTTGTCTCCATCAGTTTTTTCAAGAAATCTaaccaaaacaacaacaaaaatcaatAGAGAAAGAAATATTAATGCATAAATAAAGTCTCACATCATTAATTgagaaaataattaactaatatataagagaaaaaaaatccattACGTACACTTATACCCAATTGATTTTAAGATGAAAGTCCATGATAAATTCGAATGTAACAAGAAAGAAATTTCACCTTTAGTGACAATGTCAGAACCCACAGCAGCATGCAGAGCATTCATACCTTTAGGCCCTTTACCAGAAACCAAAGGAAATCTTTCCACAATATGACCAGCAACGTCGAAAAGCCCTCTCTCAATAGCTAAGTACAAAGGAGATTCGTTGTTGCTATTGACCATATCTAGCAATCCTGTGTCTAGTTCAACTAGGAGCTTAGCTACATCGCCATGTCCATTCTTTAATGCAACATGTAACGCTGTATCCTTCTGCTTATTAGTAATCCTCAATAGCTGCTTGGTGGTTACTCCCAGGTTCTCGATATCTGAAGCAACTTCATTGACAAGAAGTTGTAAGATTTGAAAGGATCCTACACTAGCAGCAACGTGTAGAGGTGTGTCTCCGTTGTTGTTTTCTCTAAGGAGGAGGGATGGGCACAGGTCAAGTATGGCGGCAGAGAAATCACGCCTTTGATGCTTAGCTGCAATGTGAAGAAGGTTGTTGTTATGTGGCGTTACCTTATTGAAATCTGAATGGTGCAACTTGGAAAGATCAAGGAAACTAGTATCTCCTTTAGCTGCAGCTTTGAGCAATCTCCAGTCCATCATGGGTTTGCACCAAACACAAATTTATAAAGcctcaagattttttttttttttttgatcaaacgcCTCAAGAATTTATCTTAAGATCTAATGAAGTAATATAATTTCTACAAAAATCTGCAAGTAAATAGGAGGAGTTCTTGGAGAAAAAGGAGAGCTGTTTGTTTAGTCTTCAAGCGTATGGAGGGGAGAAGAAAGGTCATCTAGTCTTCTAAACTTGTGTCATACGTCAAGGTTTGACTCATCAAGTCTTCCTAAAATTGTTTGATAGCTGATTTTGTCTTACGTCAATGTTTGTGAAACTGgagatttgaaattttgttCTAGATCAAATTAATAAAGACAATAGTGAATGGTACACAACACCATGTCTGGAAAACAAATGATAACTGATTTCAAGAACCAGGGTGCTTGCTAATAAAAACATTACTTGATTAGGTATCATCTAGTGTTCTCTCACTCTTGCTCGACACAAGTAAAACATTCTAAACAAAAGTAACTTGATAATGATCCTTGATCAGTAACCATAGCCTGAGCTGTAATCCGTAGCGTATCCTCCAGGCGGGTTCGTTGGAGCCGCTGCATAGACCGAGCCATGAGTTGCGTAAGGGTTATAGCCTTGCTGCTCTGGTGCTACTACAGTTTGCGGTTGTGCTGGTGCCGGCGCTCCAGCTTCAGCCATGAAGTTCTGTCATCAACACAATCAACTGTCAGAACTCAAATctacaaaagtgtatatggctGCAGAGTTAAGCCACTATCCTATTGTACTATCGTTGAGAAATCTGAGAATAATGGTGTACCTGGATAAGCTGAATAGCGGTTTGGACTTGTGAGCCAGTTCCGCTAACCTCAACGGTCATTTCACCAGGTACTCCTCTGGTTTCCTGAATGGTTACTGTTGCGCCACTAAGACGTCGAGTGTAGCTTATGTTGGAACCTGATGTCCCAATCACTGCATCTGCGTAAGACAGTTGAATCTGCAATTGCTGCGTAACTTGCTGAAaagacaaaacataaaaattccaACCAGTCAGATTCCTTGAAGAGGCTAAAAACACATCACAACATGTGGAATAGATGGGAAGAATACCTGAGCGGCCATAGGTGGGGCGGCTGATACATGCACATTCATAGGAGGCTCCCTTCCATAAGCAGATATACCTTGATGAGGCTGTTTCTCCATTGGAGGTTGACGCATCTCAGGAGGAGGATAGTAACTATCATGTCTTGGAGGTTGTTGCTGCATGTATGGAGGTGGGTTGTGACCATAGCCAGGACCCCCACCACCACTTGGGGGATGGCCTTGAGGTGGACCCCAGGCCTGGTGTGGTGGCGGCATATGATCCATCTGGCGAGTTGGCTTTTGCATCTGTTTCAAAAGCAGAGTAAGCTCAGTAAGGAGAGAAGTCGATACATGCTATGCAATTGATAAACAATGCCAAAGATCCGATGGAGAAAATAAGCTCACCTGGCTTTCAAAATATGGGATGATGCTACGATCAACCAGAAACTTTCTGAGATGTGATGCAATCAGCTCCAAGGATTTATGAACACTTGTTGGTTCCCCCACAACTTCAACAACCCTATCGTCTTGAAGAGCAAAAACAGGCAAATCCTCTACAAAAAGTCCACATAACAAACCTCGGTAAGAACTACCATTAAACAAGGAATTAACGAaccacaccaaaaaaaaaagccaatcTGAAATAGATAAACATAGAATCACTAGAGAGATTTAAATCAGGTTTTCAACTGGTTCATGTTATTTCTATCAACTAAGCATGTGCCACCAGTGCATTGAAACCAAAAGCACCGAGCAGAAAACATGATTTCAGTATGTAAAATGTGAAGAGAAGGAACCTGATCCGAGGACTCTCACTATGcaaccagctgcttcttgaATGGCTTTAACTGTAGCTCCCTGTTTTCCAATCAAACTCCCAGCCTGAGATGCTGGAACCAGTAATCTTGTTGAAACCTTTGTAGGCGGAGGGGCCTGAGAAGCTTCACCATCCAGACCATCAACTATCCGCATGTGGACTCTCAGAAGGCCATCCATAGAAGGAGGTAGAGATGATTCGGGCTCTTCTTTTCCAGAAACCATAACCTGCCAACAAAGAGGAAACAAGTAGACAACATCAGCAAACAACATAAAACATTCCACAAACAGCGATCTTAGTCTCTATACCAATTATCCATTTTGGTGCCATCATTCTCAAAGCATAAAGAAAATTCCAAAGAAGTACAGACTCGTATGCACTTTGACTAGTTATGATCTTCATTTCAAGTTTTTTACCCATGGTAATTAGTTTATCGCCTTTAAGATGCCCATAGCATCCAATATCAATCTTCTAGACTTATAGAAGCTTTTCATAGAACCACAACCTCTTTCATGCAATCTAAAACTTCTCTTTACTTAATTGTTGCCTAATCAATAATTTCATCTTCCACATTTTGTTACATCCCGTTTAAGCAGGTCCTTGCATGCTGCAGAAAGTCTGCAGCAAGACATCAACCATCCAGGTACTGAAGTTACCATAAAGAACGCAGAGCTTCACGGCACTGAGATTTATACAAGAAGAACCTTGCCTACTCAGATAAACTTATCAGCACTTTGTAGTGCCTCAAGGCTGACTTCCTGCAATCTGGCTTTGGTTCTTCATTTAACGATGGTTGATTTGTTGCCATAAAACTTGCAAGATGAAACCTGCACAGATTCATGGTGATCACAGCAATAAAGGGAACCTTACTCACACCTAATCAACTTCGTTGAGTATCTTCATCCTTTCACTTGAAGGAAATGGTAACCAGGCCTGCTGATTACTATACCCGATTTAAGCCTAATTTACTTACTAAGGTGGTATCTCTTGATGCACTACATTCTTCAACACATTTTCAGCAGCTCCAAACCTTATCAATCAGCCAAACTACAACTTTCTGGATGACTTTATTATTAACTTAGAGTGTCCCGTTTCTTCTGTTTACTTACATCTTTATTAAGATTAATGGAAAAGTATGTTCAAGTGTTGTCTATTCAACCAAAATTTCATGgccttttaattttttcaacagAAGCTATCGCCTAAAATTCCCAAATCAGTGAATTATAGGGACAAATAGTGTTATCTTCTACTATAATAGTTTACTTATAATTAggattttagttttgtttcaaGCGCATAATTTACTAATTGCTTAAAGTTATATAGCATGAAATGTACggcacaggaaaaaaaaaaggacgtAGAGACTCACAGCTCTCTCGGTTGTGCCTGGAGGACCATCAAGAATCTTTATACGAGCTCTTGTCTCCTCAACTATCTTCTTAATGACATCCCCCTTGCGACCAATAATGCTACCCACTTTCTGTGCAGGAACCAGCATACGGAACACCGTCTCTCCCGGCCATCCAGGCCACCTCTTCTCCTCACCTCCAACTGTTGCATCTCCTTCAGGCTCTGACTTCTCCAAATCCTCAACACGCTCAGGAACTCCTTCCTCGCCTTCACCTTGACCTTGCACTTCATCACCATCCTGATCTCCTGCCTCTCCTTCCACCTGATACTCAGCCTGGTCTTGCAACTGATACTCCTCCTGATCTTGCGGCTGATACTGCAGCTCATCCCGCGGCTGGTCTTGGACTTCTTCACTAACCTGGTCCTCCTGCACCTGGAAGTCATTGTACTCTAACTGACCAGCGAACTCCTGAGGCTCAAAACCCGGATCTTGAACCTCGTACTGCTCCGGTTCAAGAACCGGATCTTGAACCTGGTACGGTTGGTGACCAAGAGTCTCATCATGGACCTGGTACTGTAACCCGTTATGGACCTCATCCAACCCATGCTCTGGAACCTCGTCTCCATTGTTTGCGACGAAATTTTGCTGATCCTCAGCTTCAGCCATGACTACAGCactgaattaaaataaaataaaaaatcagaatACACACACGCAAATTAGTAAGCCTAGCTTCTTCTCACACA encodes:
- the LOC106443884 gene encoding protein ACCELERATED CELL DEATH 6 encodes the protein MMDWRLLKAAAKGDTSFLDLSKLHHSDFNKVTPHNNNLLHIAAKHQRRDFSAAILDLCPSLLLRENNNGDTPLHVAASVGSFQILQLLVNEVASDIENLGVTTKQLLRITNKQKDTALHVALKNGHGDVAKLLVELDTGLLDMVNSNNESPLYLAIERGLFDVAGHIVERFPLVSGKGPKGMNALHAAVGSDIVTKDFLKKLMETRPEMIKEVDVIGWTPLHYSVWLEKIEITQLLLQQDSSAAYISDKEGQCPLHLAASTGQTDAYRELVGSCPYVWEIVDGKGRTSLHCAVISGQRGIIQCILDMPEISLHLLNESDVDGNTPLHLSVVYKCHTILVLFLRNKRVDKLAMNRNHLTAAELFYSQKQEISFKVAVAYYALQRYYKQPSQQQNVETKKQEKADVEESNARHDCAMYEVHLFVAVLVATVAFAAAFQLPGGYKPDGTPVLSEEVAFTCFLVFDTIAFIFSVATVYLLFYASRDMFRARSALLYMCTLLMVVSLIAMASAFVSGMYLISSKCRELAIVPFLMVGLFVLHCFFYWFIDPRGSYVRGLERPRRFLRKLVFRNSMVLHVFVCD
- the LOC106438987 gene encoding flowering locus K homology domain-like; amino-acid sequence: MAEAEDQQNFVANNGDEVPEHGLDEVHNGLQYQVHDETLGHQPYQVQDPVLEPEQYEVQDPGFEPQEFAGQLEYNDFQVQEDQVSEEVQDQPRDELQYQPQDQEEYQLQDQAEYQVEGEAGDQDGDEVQGQGEGEEGVPERVEDLEKSEPEGDATVGGEEKRWPGWPGETVFRMLVPAQKVGSIIGRKGDVIKKIVEETRARIKILDGPPGTTERAVMVSGKEEPESSLPPSMDGLLRVHMRIVDGLDGEASQAPPPTKVSTRLLVPASQAGSLIGKQGATVKAIQEAAGCIVRVLGSEDLPVFALQDDRVVEVVGEPTSVHKSLELIASHLRKFLVDRSIIPYFESQMQKPTRQMDHMPPPHQAWGPPQGHPPSGGGGPGYGHNPPPYMQQQPPRHDSYYPPPEMRQPPMEKQPHQGISAYGREPPMNVHVSAAPPMAAQQVTQQLQIQLSYADAVIGTSGSNISYTRRLSGATVTIQETRGVPGEMTVEVSGTGSQVQTAIQLIQNFMAEAGAPAPAQPQTVVAPEQQGYNPYATHGSVYAAAPTNPPGGYATDYSSGYGY